The region tgatcaaGAGCTGaatataaagaaaatggaaaCTGAAGAATGTTTCTTGTTTGAATCATATCATGAAAAActgtgaatatttttttttggtttgaatCATGAAAAGTGTGATATAGATTTTGCTGGGTGCATCAAGCTGCGGGGATAGTCAAACTTCAAAGGACTATCCATCGTATATTTGCttgcttttattaaaaaaaatcagatctTATCTAGTGGCAAACTGCCAAActtgtattataaatatttttttacttaatgcGGCATTGCATCACTGATTTAAGGACGAAGTCTGGCACGTTCAACAGTAGGGACTTATCATAACAATAGAAAACACAAACATGTCATAGGCTTGGCGCTAGTGTCCACCAAAtttgaaacaacaaaattcaaccgaaatttgattaaaaaaaagttatactgCTGGGGGTAGAGATCCAAATGCTCAATCGAAAAGGTgatgaatgaaaattttaactttttttcactCTTATATACCAGTGACAACAAATTTATCGTCCCCATCTTACAAGTCTTGTGAGGGTGATTAAACTTTTCTCGTAAAGAATGGTAAAAGGTTAAAAACCCTAGTGATTAACCCTGCCCTGCCTACAAAAAGCCCTAGCGTGTGTAGTGACGTGTACGCTGGTTTGTGCACGTGCCAACTGTTTTTCTACatgctttaaaaaaaacccaaaaaagaaagaaagaaagaaaatagagagagaTTTTGAATTTATCCGATAGCCATCCATCTGGGCCGGGCTTTGTTTCTCAAGTGCAGCACACATTGCAGTACTGAAGTGTGGCCTTACTGGGCCGGGCCACATTGGGCCTTGATGGGCCGATTCGTATTGGGCCTTTCTGGGCCGGGCCTATTTGACGAGCCCACCTAAATCCATCAGAAAAGGGATCGTCTCTCTCCTCCGTCTTCCCGAAATCTCCTCGACCCACCCGTGCagagcttctcctcctccgccccatCGGCCATGGCgaccgcggcgaggcggctCCTCCCGGCGCTCCGCAACTCCCTATCCGGGTCCGGAGGCGCCGCGCGAGGCGTCTCCACTGAGAGGGCGgtcggccccgccgccgccgccgtcctcggcaGCCACACCGCCAAGTGGATGCAGGTAACctaccatccatccatcctcgCCGCTCTCCGGCCCTCGGGTTACCATCCGCTGGAGCCGGATCCCTTGGTTTTCGCGATCCTGGTgaccctccccccccccccaccgcGTGTAGCCCTCCCCGATTCGGTGGGGGGAGGATCTAGTGTTTAGGTTTCCGGCCCCTCGATTCTGCTTGTGACCGCTGTTTAGGCGTGTAGCTCGCGCTGATTAGTTTCACTTTCCGACAATTTACTTTTGGTCAGTCTGGATGCCTAAGACGTCTCGATGGATgagttttttctctttttttttccgtaaGTTGTAGTTTTATGCTCCGATAGCTTCTTCTGTTTCTTGTTTAGATCTGAAGCCCGCCCTCAGGTTTGCTAGATGTAttgcttgtatgaatgtatgcAAAGCATGTTGTGAATGGATGCATGGAGTTTAGGGTGGATGGTATGATTTTCAGGCTCTGGAATTATTGTCACCATAACATTGCAGACAGATAAGGGTCTATGGGTTCACTTTCATATATGTCTGGAAGATGAATATCTGCATCATGTTGCACTGCCTGAATTCCTTTGGTGGGTGCTGGCACCATTAGATTACTTGAGGAGTCTTGTTAAGCGTTAATGATGGGCAAATGCAGCAAAAATGAATACTGATTAATGACAGCATCTTCAAATGTTCCGTGTTACCTGTGAGCATGTCAACATAGGTTTATTAGCACTGCTTGTGACTCAGGTGTGGAACTAATGTTGTTGTTGGATGCTGTCCTCCCCTAAAGGAAGGTACTTTGTACTATACGTCTGCAGACTCAAGTCACTGGACTGTCCTTGAATTAATGTGTTAGCCTCATCTGTAATATGACTTATTCTCTTGTATGTAAGAAAAACAGTTATCGTGATGAAATGTGTGTGCCTTACTAGATAGTGGTTGTACCATTAGCTGAGGCATGGCCTTATCGGTCTGTTCTCACAAGACGTGCATAGCATGATTTTGTAACAAAGTAACTTATGTTCAGTTTGCAAATTACACATTCCCCCTTATGATGTTTTAATGTTGTGCTACACACCCTTTTGGTTTGTGTTAAGATTTCCATCAATGGTTAAGTGAAACTGGTGTCCGGTTGCAGGAAGGCACTTAAGAGTTATTATTGAATTGTACTTCCTGTtgcattttaataattttaatgtCACAGGATCACTGCTCGATCCACATAGAATTTGCTTGAACTTATGTGTTGATGGGTTGGTATCTTGGTCCATCCCAGCCCATCCAAGAAAGGCCTAAATGATGAATATCCATATCCGATTGAGTTATGCTTTCAGTAAACTAGGAACAGCAAACCAATAATAGACAATGAGCCACCAGTTTAATTGAGTAAAGCATAGTGTTCTGAAAGACGCTAGTCAGACTAGGCAGCTGCCTAGAGGCCCTAGACAGACTAAATGGTGCTTAGGTGACTCGttgctttttaaaaatactgtTAAAGACCTATGTTTGTTGTTGCGCTGAGTAAGAATCTAGAAATCATATGCAACACAGTGATTCCCAATTcccatattttcaaaattattaggATTTGCATATTACCAGGTTCAGACCATGATAAAGCTTAGGAGATTGGTATGCAATATTCACACCTTAACGCTTGTCGAATCATGAGCTCattttctaaactattttCATTCATTTACTTTACTCATTTACAGGACACAAGCAAGAAGTCCCCAATGGAGTTGATCAATGCAGTGCCTCCAATCAAGGTTGAAGGACGAATTGCAGCTTGTGATGGGCGTAAGGATAAAGGTGAGCCTTGCAATCTAACCATATCTATATATTCTTGTATTAGTGCTTTGGCTGTCTTGCTTCTTGCAAACTATACATATCACTAGCTTACTGCATCTTCTGCAAACTGACctgtttatatttttgctacaGGTCATGAAACTGCTTCACTTGGCCATCCCATCGAGTATATCTGCCTTGACCTGGACCAGCCTGCTGTATGCAAGTACTGTGGCCTTCGTTTTGTTCAAGATCACCATCACTGAGTGGACAAGATCCCGTCCTTTACCACACtgaaatttggagttaatgtGTATTTGGTTTTAAATGTTCTGTCAGCGTGTCATGCATTCTGCCTGTTGGCAAGATGATGATATCTTTGACGATCATCCTACTttgaataacataataatGCCGCATTTATAACAGTGGACTTATTTTTCTGTAGACGGCATTTGTTGCATTTTCTGGGTCTGCAATTTATGCATCAAATGGCCTGCACAACGAATGCAAAACCTAAGATCAAAATTGAATCaattgccaaaaaaacaaaatgctaCAGGATTTCCAGTTTTGCCTGGCCCAAATGATTTATGGCCTCGTTTGGCATTTATGTGGAAAAGGCCAAACGgcatatctacatataaaaaataatttattaatagaatttttatatatatgtccttgaatctaaaagcaaatattgaaaaataatctacgatgaaaaacctaaagttaactcaaaatttaacgttgaaaatttaaattttgactaataagcataaacgaaaagatgagacttTAATTATTCTGTTTTACCTTACCCAAATAATTTCTCACCGGTTTCATTATGTTtatctttgttttcttctttgtgtttttttcagACTTTTGACGAATACCGATTAGTTCAAACACTCAAAACCGATACTGGcatcgaaaaataaaatattgctaagaCTCCTcgcaaaagattaaaaaaaaaagtaggatGAGGGGTAGATTGGTAAGAGCAAGACTGTAACGAGGGGCAAACTGCAATAACATCCATGAACTGAAAATAGAACAATCCCCATTGGCCACGCGCAATTCTACTGCAAACCCCGAGACTTGTTCATGCCAAGTGATCATCTCGATGTCTCCTAATCCCAATCCGTTCGACGACGAAAATGTCAATCCTACCGCGGTATTCCCAAATTTGCCTGTTCTTTGTTCTTTCAGATCAAATTCCTTCTCTTTTTGATGAGACATCCCCGTTCGAAACTGCATGCGTGAAAGAACATTGGATTACTGATGATCCTGTGCCAAGATTTTCTCTGAACTTCATGCgtaaatttattcaaaatgtTCTTCCCTGTATAAAAATAAGAACCTTAATCATTCACTCTGGTTGGAAGTTCAGGCACATTAACATTGCAGGTTATGAGTTCATCGTCGTGTGCGATGTGTTTCAGAGCGGTGCGGCGACGGCatcagcgccggcgccggggaagAAGAAATCATGGATGCCGGCGGGCTTGGGAGGCAGCGGCAAGCACGGCGCCACCATCGACATCCCCCTAGAGGTACAACTATATACTGTTCTTGCATTCTACAGCTGATGCCAACATGATGGATTGGTTGTCATGTGTTCTTGgtaacattatttttcaggATGAACTGTCACTGAATTCTGGCAATGGTGCTGTTTCATGCAGGATCCAAGGAAGAAGGAGAAAGAACTCTTGGCATGGGAGGAGGATTTGAGGCGGAGGGAGCGGGTCCGATCGccgttttttttcctcttcaaTAAAATTCTATTCAATCATTATATTTATCTCCACCATTTTAGTAAAAATTGAAGTGGCTTGTGCTCTTTTAAGTTGctcaatatttaattttcatgCCCTTTGTACCACTTTTTCTTTGCTGTTTTCTCCAAATTgaacatgtgtttttttttccttgttttcaTTTTCCGGGTTTTTTATGTGATTATGTGAAGTTTAATCAAGCTCTCAAAAGTGTGGTGTTCTCCTTTTCAGGATATCAAACAGAGGGAGAATGCAATGGACAGAGGTAGTTCTGCTAGACTTTTGTTCAAGCTTCAGCTTGTGTCCTACTATATTTTGTCTGAATCTTTCTTGTTCCTTTCCTTTGCAGCTGGGGTCACTGtagaagtgaaaaattggCCACCTTTCTTCCCAATCATCCATCATGATATAACCAATGAAATACCAATCCATGCTCAGAAGTTGCAATACATGGCATTTGCTAGTTGGCTAGGTAAATATTTGACCTTGTGTCTGCttttctatattaatttaCTCACTATGTtctatattgtaagattttctgtTTCGGTCATGATCTGTGaatcaatatatatcttttgtaTGTGTTCAAattcattaacatccatatgagTTTAGGTAAGactaaaagttttacaatatgaaacagagatagtattatttatggCTGCATCGGTTGCGTTTTTGCAGGACTAGTGGTATGCCTCAGTTGGAATGTGTTAGCTGTCTTAATTGAATCAATTCATACCGAAGGTTCTAAACAAGTCATCATACATACAGCCTCTTCagtatatgtttcttttttcttacagATCTCTTTGAATAATCTCTTGTGGATTTTGTATTTGCAGATATTGTGCTTTTTCTCCTTGCCATCATCTACGCAATATCTGGATGTCCTCTTTCATACATACTGTGGTACAGGCCTCTGTACTGTGCAATGAGgtttcctttcttttcagCCTACAAATTAGCATACGATGCTCCATGAGTGTGCTAATTTTAAGCTTAATCATCTGCCTTTTCTTGTACAGAACTGATAGCATGGTTACCTTTGGTCAGTTCTTCGTCTTCTACTCGGTAATTTTATGAGCCTAGCAGCTTCATGTATTAACATGCCACTCAATTGTACAACAGCAATAGGGAAATTTTATGGTtcttgagaaaaatatttaaaggTGCCAAATtttcagtataaaattttgataactcTAGTTTCCTAGCACCTAGAGATGCCGAAAATTTACACTGAAATATAGGGTATCTTCTCAAGGACGGTAAAATTGTCCACAGTGATATATCTAACCAAAATTTTTCGATTTAAAAATCCtgtgtttttttctcaatagTTGTTGATCTTTTAGCAATGCACTTTTGTCTAatgaagttcatgatggacTTCCATTGCCAGATGCATGTTGGGTTTTGTGTCATTGCTGCAGTTGCTCCTCCAATAATATTCAAAGGAAATACTCTTACGTAAGTCTGAATATTAGAATATTTTCCTTGCTTAAGTTTTATACTACATCAGTTCTCATTTCAACTTCTTGACCTGAAATCAGGGGAATTCTGGTTGCAATGGAAGTTTTAACTGGAAATATGTTCACTGGGGTAAGTTCTTTCGCATTATCAAATTgattgaattaataatattttaatcagTTATGCAGTTCCAATACTTGCTCATGAGCTCTTAGCCTCTTATAAGTGAAAGTGTGAAACTTGCTGGGTAAATTGATTGGTGTCCTTTTTGGAGTAATGCAGGTGCTTTATCTAATTGGATTTGCTTTTTTCACCTTGGAATCTATTATAAGCATCTGGGTGCTTGAGGTGAgcactaattattaatttgtttcaaCATTTTCAATGTGAGGGTCCTTGCTATCATCTTTTATGAACTCGTGTGGTTTGACAAAGCAGTAAGCCAGCAAGTACTGGCTTCAGCCTAGGCCCTAGAGTATGAATTTTTCACACTTTACCACATAACTAGTTATTACTTCTGATCAAATTTTGTTCTGACATCATTGGATTACCTGAGAACTTAATGATTGCCCTAGTTATCATCCTGGTTGCATGATATCCTTCCAAATTTGTTCTTTTGCAGAAAGTCTACATGTATTTCAGAGGGCACAGGTGAAGAAGGAAAATGCTGAGGAAATCATTCTAAGCAACAGTTTCTCCAAAAGCAAATACCAGGTTTTACAGCAGGAAGTTTGAAATTGGAAATTTACGGAGAATGCACGGGTTTCATTTTACTAATCTTTGGAGGATGCAGTTTTTAGATGTGTTGCTTATGACAGAAGTGTATATGATGTCAAGATCTATCGTCTGCCCAAGATTTCGGATAACATGTTTGAATTTCCCTTCATAGTGTTTGTTTCTTTCCCATTAAGACCATCAGATTGAAGATTAGGAATGCTCTTTtgtgatgttttataggtTTATGATCAGTGTAACAAGTATTGCTTCATTTGACACTTCTGAATAAACCCTATTGGCAAGTTTCAAGTTCAATTCTTGACTCCCTCAGACTCTCAGTCTACCATAGCTCAAAGTTTAATCCaacaggaaaataaaaaagtgtcTCCTGCAAATCTCATACTTGTCCATCTTAATTGTCTTTTCATTGGATGTGCCAAGTGGCGTTCATATGATGATTCactaatacttttttttaacattcatCTAGATGAAAGTGACCTATCCCTGCAAAGAGGTCAGACCACTTCAAATGGTCTCTAAACAATTACTAGTCAATATCCATGCCAATAATCCTAATGATCTGATAGCAGAAGGTACAATATACAACTAGGAAAACTGTACAAACATTAATGTTCAGTTTGTGGCATAGATATGCAGATAATCTTTAAGTACAAGTTGCATATCAAAATATGAATCCAGGAACAGTACTTGCACAAACTATTATTATTCTCAGAAGTACATAACCTCTTGGTACAAACAAGCCACTGTCACTTTAGTGTCCTACAACAATAGACTAATCTCATACAGGACTAGAAATGGTCTCCACAATGTTTTTTCCAGTTTGATCTAATAATTGCAGGGCATCATGAGTCAGAGTCCTCTCCAGAAAGGTTGGGGTCTGACCTGCCTTGCCTCTTCAGCCCCTCCTGAATTCGATCTTTAATCGCAGTTTCCTGTCAATGAAAAACACCATACCATGAACTTGTTCATTGTCACAGTTTTACAAGATTGACAAAATGTGATAATCCCTGCAGATAAGCTTACCATCATGTGACAACCTTCCTCAAACTTTTCAAGAAAACCGACGACCCAACGGTCAGCATTCTCCATCCACTCCACAGGATTGCTTCCAGCTATCTTTGCCGCGCTGTGAAACTACATATGTATTATGTAGAAAACTTAGTAACAACATTTTGTAAAATCATGTAATTCTTCAAATTACTTGACTACCTTCTCTTGATGCTCCTTCACCTTCTCCCTTAGCTTGCTGATTCCCATGTTCACTCTAAGTTGCTTCTCCTGATCACAAAGCAAAAAACAACACAATTCAGTGCATGCTTTTCCAAATCATTTGGAGAAGTTCTTCTTCATTGAACATTCACCTTGACATAGCTCACACCGAGGTCTTTGCGGGAGTATCCCCGGGTCAGATTCCGCATGATGTACTGGTTGTAGTCCTTCAAGATCCTCATGATAATGTCGGATGTCGAGACGCCATCGGTGCGCTTCGTCTCCTTGAACTTCCCGACGGCCTTCACCTGCACAAACACACATGACACCAGGCAGTCAGATACCTAGCCATCAGAAATGCTTATTGAAAATGAGAAGATTCAGAGGTCCTGACAAATTCATAGACATCATTGGCAGCTCCACTGGTGTCTGCATACCTGAAACAATCACATGTAGTCAGTTACACACATTATATTGGCCAGGCTATTCTAAACATACAAACAATCATGAAAACATGTATGAAATACCAATATTGCTGAAATTATACATCACTTTTTGTTGAGCAATAATTCTACATAAATGTCTACTTACGGAAGCGCATCATGAGCGACATAGTCGATGCGGTGCTTGTCTAGGAACTCCTGATTGATAACCCATGGTGCATCTGGTATGACCTCATCCACCCACCTTCGGATTTGTGTTAAGCAACAGAAGGGTAAgatgaaattttcaaattgTGTTTATGGCACAAGTGCAACAACAGAGGAGGTGAAAACTTGCTTGCAGTGGCGAAGCGATTCGTAGCGCTCATCTTCGGTCATGACGGTCTTGCCTTTGTACAGGTTGGTGATCTCGTCGCTGCAGCAGCCGACGAGCAAATACGCGTTGGGGAATCTGAGCAGAGAAATTTAGAACATCATGTGGTGCAAATGAATGTCAAAATTCAGAAACTGAGGCAATATTTTCTTCAGAAGCTGATTCTgatttaaatttcagaaatcAATTGAAGTGTGCAGCTTGCAGCTGCCAATCTGCACCAAGGTCAGAAAACTTCTTGCCCGATTAAACTACAGCACTTGCAACAAAAATGAAGCAAAATGAAACTGTTTAAATCTACTCTTTGTCATACCAGGGaaagaaatatttacaaacaaaaaataatttttaaataaaactttgatatacGTATTCGtaacgatataaaagtcaaggctaaaaataaaactttggtgaaaagaaCTCCCTAAATCAACCGCAAattcaaggttaaaaatttaaattttagcttataaacataaacataaacgaaagATAAGATAGGAGTGCCAGACCGCCAGATGCTTgtaaacagaagaaaaaaattgtgcagATTAAGAATCCAAAGCTCACGATTTCTTGGCCTGCTCGAGCGCGCGGGCATGGCCGAAGTGGAAGAGGTCGTAGATGCCATCGGCGTACACCCTGACAGGCCGCGGCGACGACACCGGGTCGTACCActccgtcggcggcggcgccttctCCTGCACGGCCGCATCCTCCGCCGGCTCCATCATCACCGGCCGATCCCAATCCGACGGCGCAGACCAAGCcctactcctttttttttcccctctctctcactcttcCTTCTCGCGGGAGACGAGACGACGCGGCAGCGGTTTTGGCGGGAGCGGGAAAACAACGACCACGAAACGGAAATGGAGAAGACGACGGTTCTTCGTTGGGGGAAGAAAATGCGGTGGGCCCACGGATCCAGCGAGGCCGTTGCTATCTATGGaagttcaataaaaaaaatccccgtgatgttattaacttttagatctatttttttatttttttaaaaagtattcaaatatgcaaaattataactcATGCTTAGAgttactataataataaattaaattataaaaaacaattaataattattattttttttgaataagggaaacataaacataaaagtcaacaacgttatataaaagagtgaagtgcaccaacggtctctaaacttgtgtgcatgtgtcatctaggtccctgaactctcaaaatgcatttttgggtccccgaacttgtccgagggtgtcatataggtccattCGGCTTCCGACctgctccatccgctgacgtggcatgccacggtggcgcctacgtgttgtTGAGGCCATGTagatcccacatgtcagtatatctctcctccttattcttttctctcccttctcgtaggcgccaccgtggcatgccacgtcagcggatggagcgggttagagcccgtttggacctatataacacccccggacaagttcgggtacccaaaaatacattttgagagttcagggatctagatgacacatacacacaagtttagagaccgctggtgcacttcactctatataaaaacatgaagAGAGTACTGTAAATGTATACTTGTAGATTTTTTGTATTACTAAAAAAGAGCATATATAGATAATAGTGGAGAAAATTTACACCCAGTTAATTTAGAAAGATAGGTATCTTATGTTACTAGAATGGATATATGATATCGGAATTGCTATATGACATTCGAATGAAATTTGAGGATAAAATCTTACAGATTTTGAACCATTAGATTCATGCCAAGATTCGTGCATGAGCTTCTCTCCTCCAACTCCAGCGAGCTCCCCTTCTtcttcggcgccggcgacaccCCCAACTCCGGCAGTGAGCATACATGGTAGGGTTTGGGGTTAgggtggggaggggagggtTGTTGGAGAGGGAAGACAGGAGTTTCCTCCGGGCTTAGAGGGATGGCtgtgggcggcggaggaccGGCGGTGGGCGGTGGACTCCGGCGGgcagcgaggcggcgacggcgtcgccaaaGCCACAGGGATGGAGGAGGCCGATGGGCCGGACGACAGTGGGAGCAAAGCAAGCGGAGATTAGGAGGCAgcagccggtggtggtggtagatccggcggcggggagccgCTGGAGACGGGGAAGATGGCGGGGAGCCGCTGGAGACGGGGAAGACGGCGGGGCGAGGAGGGGCGTCATCGTCACCACcttgagaagaaagagagaggggaagggggagcggggaggggaagggggctCGTCGGGGGCGGGGGgaggggctcgccggcgccgttgaCTCCTTCTGGCCAGCCGGCGAGGTGAGCGGCAGTGCGGTGgggcgatggtggcggcgcggtgggGTGGTGGCGAGCAGTGGAATAGGGATGGAGAAAGAAATAGAGTTAGATTTTGCACGAATCTTAAAGCAGATCCAATGtcctaaaatttgaatgataGAAGGTGAGATTTTCTGTCACATGATGTATAGGCAGCCCCATATGATATATCATTAAGGGCTCCTTCCGAACATATGAAATTTACAAGATTTTCATGTGAATCAGTTTAACTCCTgcaaaatttctccaaaaattATCCTTTCTAAAGAAGTCCCAAGTGTAATGGGGTTTGAGAGGCTCATCTTCTTGTACCTTCATGGTTTTCCTCCTTGTTGTCAAGGAGTTCATCTTATTGTAGCTAGGTATTGAGTAATTCTGACCTATTTCAGCCCATGCAATATCTGTATCTCTGGTCTGAATATGCTATTAGGATTTGGTTTTTGTTTGAAGATCTCAGATAAACTGTTCTAGTTTTTGTGATTTTGTCAGGTCTGTGAAGGATTTGTGTCCCTGACACTTCACTTGCATTTTGGTGCCAACGATAATGCAAAGCTTGTTTTGCATTTTTCAGACGGTACAGCAATACCCATCaaatgaagttgatgatgctaATTTCAAGTGTTGAACAGATGTTTTAACCTCCAGAGATTCATTTGTCTTACATCAAAGAACAGCAATCACACAAAAAAAGGGTCTTCACCAAACGTACAATGCACTCTGTAATTCAAGTGtagtgacatttttttttcttacacgTATAGTGGTCATCAATTAAGATTGCTATTTTTCCAAGAAAGGTGGCAGATCAAAGAAGATGAACAACTGCAAAGGACAAAATAACTATGTGTACAAGCCAACTGGTGAAGAAGGACAACTCTGAATAACTGAATTAGTCTGTATTTTCAAGAACTATGGCAAAGGTGATTTGCTTCTGAATTGTGGTCACTGCTGCTGAGGTTGCCCTCCAAGAACCTTCCTAATATTCTGCCGCTGCTCTGATGATAACCTCTTGGGAAAAACGACGTCAAACTTGATCCTTAGATTGCCTCTCCTCCCGTTCTCCTTGACGATAGGCATCCCTTCCTTCGCGATCGCAAGTTCATACCCAGGTGTAACCACATCAGTGAGCTTGATCACCAAATCACGGCCATCGAGAGTCTTCAGATTAACCGTGGTTCCAGCCAATGCATCCACCAATTCAATCTTCTGGTGCACAAGGAGATCATTACCTTCTCTTGTGTATAGATCATGGGGCTTCTCATCGATTACGAAGACAAGGTCAGCAGGGAGCTGGTTTGGCTGCTCATTTCCCTTGTCCGGAAACGTAATCTTGGTTCCTTTCTTCCACCCAGGCTTTATATCAATAGTTAGAATCTCTGATTCAGTCCCTATTTGCCTGTGTAATAAACAGCAGCAGGTCAGAACAAACTATCAAAAGCAAGTTATGACTCATGAGAAAACAATCCATCGAAAAATATACTCCACTTACCCAGTAGGTCTTACAACGTTCCTTGATATCTTCATCTTGCGCGTCGAACCTGCATAGAGCTCTTCAAGTGTGCAAGGCAGTTTGGTCTCCACGGCCGGTGGCTTCCGAGTCTGGCTTGAACTGGTGCCAACTGAATCGTTGTACGATTTAAATTTGTTCTCGTTCCCACCAAAACCACCAAAAGTGCCAGCACCTTCTGTCTGGAACCTCATAGACTTTGCACGCCCCATTCCCTCAAAGGGCTTGCTGCTGCCAAAGAACTCGGCAAATACATCTTCAGCATTCCGAGGATTGAACCAGCGGTTAGCAGACCCGTTCATGGACGATGAAGCACCTGCATCCACAGAGGCCTTCAGACCCTCCTCTCCATATTGATCATAGATCGCCCTCTTCTGGGGATCACTCAAAACCTGAAAGCAGCAGTAAGAATTGTACAAGGATGAATGTCTATCTTAACGTTAATATATTGGTTCATAATTGCAGATTCAGTTTGGCCATTGATCATTTGGAATGAAAATAGGCACGAATGCATATGATGTATTCATATCAGCA is a window of Oryza brachyantha chromosome 8, ObraRS2, whole genome shotgun sequence DNA encoding:
- the LOC102721184 gene encoding NADH dehydrogenase [ubiquinone] iron-sulfur protein 6, mitochondrial; translated protein: MATAARRLLPALRNSLSGSGGAARGVSTERAVGPAAAAVLGSHTAKWMQDTSKKSPMELINAVPPIKVEGRIAACDGRKDKGHETASLGHPIEYICLDLDQPAVCKYCGLRFVQDHHH
- the LOC102703236 gene encoding secretory carrier-associated membrane protein 5-like isoform X2; this encodes MSPNPNPFDDENVNPTASGAATASAPAPGKKKSWMPAGLGGSGKHGATIDIPLEDPRKKEKELLAWEEDLRRRERDIKQRENAMDRAGVTVEVKNWPPFFPIIHHDITNEIPIHAQKLQYMAFASWLGLVVCLSWNVLAVLIESIHTEDIVLFLLAIIYAISGCPLSYILWYRPLYCAMRTDSMVTFGQFFVFYSMHVGFCVIAAVAPPIIFKGNTLTGILVAMEVLTGNMFTGVLYLIGFAFFTLESIISIWVLEKVYMYFRGHR
- the LOC102703236 gene encoding secretory carrier-associated membrane protein 5-like isoform X1 — its product is MSILPRHINIAGYEFIVVCDVFQSGAATASAPAPGKKKSWMPAGLGGSGKHGATIDIPLEDPRKKEKELLAWEEDLRRRERDIKQRENAMDRAGVTVEVKNWPPFFPIIHHDITNEIPIHAQKLQYMAFASWLGLVVCLSWNVLAVLIESIHTEDIVLFLLAIIYAISGCPLSYILWYRPLYCAMRTDSMVTFGQFFVFYSMHVGFCVIAAVAPPIIFKGNTLTGILVAMEVLTGNMFTGVLYLIGFAFFTLESIISIWVLEKVYMYFRGHR
- the LOC102703236 gene encoding secretory carrier-associated membrane protein 5-like isoform X3 codes for the protein MPAGLGGSGKHGATIDIPLEDPRKKEKELLAWEEDLRRRERDIKQRENAMDRAGVTVEVKNWPPFFPIIHHDITNEIPIHAQKLQYMAFASWLGLVVCLSWNVLAVLIESIHTEDIVLFLLAIIYAISGCPLSYILWYRPLYCAMRTDSMVTFGQFFVFYSMHVGFCVIAAVAPPIIFKGNTLTGILVAMEVLTGNMFTGVLYLIGFAFFTLESIISIWVLEKVYMYFRGHR
- the LOC102721469 gene encoding choline-phosphate cytidylyltransferase 2-like, with amino-acid sequence MMEPAEDAAVQEKAPPPTEWYDPVSSPRPVRVYADGIYDLFHFGHARALEQAKKSFPNAYLLVGCCSDEITNLYKGKTVMTEDERYESLRHCKWVDEVIPDAPWVINQEFLDKHRIDYVAHDALPYADTSGAANDVYEFVKAVGKFKETKRTDGVSTSDIIMRILKDYNQYIMRNLTRGYSRKDLGVSYVKEKQLRVNMGISKLREKVKEHQEKFHSAAKIAGSNPVEWMENADRWVVGFLEKFEEGCHMMETAIKDRIQEGLKRQGRSDPNLSGEDSDS
- the LOC102721757 gene encoding dnaJ homolog subfamily B member 4; the protein is MGMDYYNVLKVNRNATEEDLKKSYRRMAMKWHPDKNPGDNKKEAEAKFKKISEAYEVLSDPQKRAIYDQYGEEGLKASVDAGASSSMNGSANRWFNPRNAEDVFAEFFGSSKPFEGMGRAKSMRFQTEGAGTFGGFGGNENKFKSYNDSVGTSSSQTRKPPAVETKLPCTLEELYAGSTRKMKISRNVVRPTGQIGTESEILTIDIKPGWKKGTKITFPDKGNEQPNQLPADLVFVIDEKPHDLYTREGNDLLVHQKIELVDALAGTTVNLKTLDGRDLVIKLTDVVTPGYELAIAKEGMPIVKENGRRGNLRIKFDVVFPKRLSSEQRQNIRKVLGGQPQQQ